The genomic interval atcaaaacataaaagtCCATCAGATTGTTTCCAAAGTAGAAAGATAAAAGATTAAATGGGAAATCATTAGGAACTTACCATCTTGAGGAGCAGTTCCACTGGACACAGTTTCACTGACAGTGAACAACTCCATGGCATTCAAAATGGGTGGCATGTTTGAGTTCTCGGATGGAACCAGAGACAGAATGATTTTGGACATCCCTGGAGTAGGAACTACATATCCATGTACTTCATTGCATTTCTGATAAACTGGAGAAAGTTGCAGATTGAAATCTTGTCCACTGATGTAGATATCAAATGTCCTGTTTTGTCTTGGATTGAGCTTGGATACTTCAGTGAAGTAGAGAGCAATGTATAAAGGCCTAGCAAACTCTGTCAAATTGAATGAAAGAAGGATTGGATCAGATGGTGATTCTGATTGAATTGCTGTTCTCATTGCAGCATTTGGAGGATCATCATTCACTGTTGATAATAAAGTTTGGAAATCTGCAGTTATGTCTTTGTAGTTGTTTTTTGGAGCTGGTTCCCAtattcttccatacttgtcatCTGGATAgctgaaaaacaacaaaagaaaaagagtaaaGTTTTTGGCCGGCATTTCTTCATCGAtgaatttaaactttaaacaaTTAATCACCTCACAGTTTGatgaatttaaacattaaacaatTAATCACCTCACAGTTTGATTTGATCCAAAGTTCAATCTGTATTCTTTGAATAGAGCATGGTCATTTTTCATGTTAGTGTACATTCCCGGAAGAAGTTGCATTATCTGCAAAGTTGAAATGAATGGAACATCATCTTGTCTTGTTCTTTGCAGACAAACACTTATATTGTGCCACTTAGCGATGATCACAGCCTCATAGAAAACTGGTTGATCATTAGATGTAAACACAGTTGTCCATGAGTTTGCGTCGAACTGAAGATCGAAGATAGGCGGTCGAGATAGTCCATCATAATTACCATAGAAGAAACCGGCTCTGAGAAGATATTTCTGCTGAATGAATGCAGGCAAGATGTAACAATTCTTGTTCATGTATGGGAATTCCCGGAGCGTTTTCATGGGATAgttgtcatttatgcttttatcgattgtctttttGTAGCCTTGCTTAGCAAAACCATAGTCTGCAGACCATCTTATGTTATTGTCATCTATGGATCCTCCGTCCCCTCCACAATCAACATTCAGATATCCATACTCAgctataaattcaaaataattaaatacatgtaaacatcatcaagagaaagagaaatagagCAATTTATGAACTAGAGATGCAAAGCTTACACTGAGAATAAGCCTGATTGAAGATCATGAACAAGAAGAGAGCAATCCATATGGCCATTTCTATGAGATTGAATGGAAGATACCTtcataatatatagataaataaatatatatactttggAAGCTTGTTAATTGGACTGGCTTGTATGTTGTTAACAAGTTCATAGTTCACTTGTTCTTGTCTTCCTTTGTCCGGCTTGCTTTGTTCATTGCATTGTGTTAGAATTTAGGATTGCCATGATCTTTAAGGAAGGAAACTCCAAAGTTTCCAGAGTGTCTTGGATTAAATTAAACTTTAAGatgaaaatatatacatttgaaaacatcacacaaatttatttatttttatgtcaatGCCAATGCAAATGTTAAAATTATAGAGTTATAAAAGGTTGATGTTTATTTCCCTACtatattatacaaattataGGGTTATATATGAAAAGCGTCCATTTAAAGCTGGAGTTTTTTTTACTATAGCTATCGAAAATTACCCAAAtctcaattataaaattacactTAACCCccatattattactattattattctctaaaaaaagattttgtaattataatttttatagggTTGTGCATGAAAAATGTTCATTCACAAAAGTTGGATTTTTTCTTATACACTTGGccttgataaaatttttaattttattctctaaaagagagatttttgtaattatacTTTTTATAGGGTCATGTATTAAAAATGTTAATAATTACCCAAATCTCAATCACAAAATTATACTTAACCcctataatattatttttattttcagaaagaaaaacattttgTAATTATACTTTTTTAGGGTTGTGTATGAAAAATGTTCACGCAAAAAAAGTTGGATTTTTCCAttactatagcctttgaaaattttccaaatctctaaggtattatttttattcttttcggAAGAAATATtctgtaattataatttttataaggtTGTGTATGAAAATGTTCATGCAAAAAAGTTGCATTTTTCCTttactatagcctttgaaaatttTCCGAATCTCAATCACAGTTATATTTAACCcctatgatattatttttactctctgaaaaaaaatattttgtaattataatatttatagggTTGTGTATGAAAAATATTCACACAAATAAGTTGCATTTTTCACTTATTATAGCCTTTGAAAATTGTCTAAAATCTCAATCACAAAATTATACTTAACCCctatagtattatttttatcctctggaaaaaaaatattttgtaattataattttcagAGGGTTGTGTATAAAAAAATGTTCCCgcaaaaaaaattggattttccATTACTATAGCTTTTGAAAATTGCCCGAATCTCAATCACAAACTAACATTTAGCACTTATAGTATTATTGTTATtctttaaaagataaatattttgtaattataccTTTTATAGGGTTGTGCATGAAAAATGTTCATGCAAAAAAGTTGGATTTTTCCCATTATTATAGCCTTTGAAAATTGGCTAAATCTCAATCACAAGATTACACTAAACCctatagtattatttttattttctgaaaaggaagattttgtaattataatttttatagggTTGTGTATGAAAATTGTTTCTTCAAAAAAGTTGGATTTTCCCTTATTATGTATGGCCTTTGAAAATTGTCCAAAATCTCAATCACAAAATTACACCTAACACCctataaaatttgtaatttttattttataaaagagaagcatttttgttattataCCTTTTTATAGGGTTGTGTGTGAAAAATATTCATGCAAAAAAGTTGGATTTTTCTCTTCTCATAGGCTTATAGCTTTGAAAATTGTCCAAATCTCAACCATATTGTAATACTAAGccctattatttttattttctgaaagagaaatattttgtaattataatttttatagggTTGTGTATGAAAAATGTTCAATCAGAAAAGTTGGAATTTTCCCTTACTATAGTCTTTGAAAATTATCCAAAATCTCAAATCCAAAATTACACTTAACcccctataaaatttttatttttatttctatgaaAAGAATTTTGGTTATTATACTTTTATAGGTTACATATAaaaagttttcattcaaaaaattggagtttttttttctcttattataGCCTTTGAACATTGGCCGAATCTCATTTACAAAATTACACTTAACacctatattatttttttattctctaaaaagaaatatttcattattatgtTTCTTATAGGGTTGTGTATGAAAAATGTTCATccaaaaaaattggatttttccCTACTATTATAGCCTTTGAAGCTTGCCCAAaatctcaataataaaattatatctattatattttattctctgaaagagagattttgtaattataatttatataggGTTGTGTATGagaaattttcaatcaaaaaagtTGGAATTTTTCCCCTTACTATAGTCTttgaaaattattcaaaatcTCAAATCCAAAATTACACTTAACCccctataaaattttatttttctgttctacaaaaataagaattttggTTATTATACTTTTATAggttacatataaaaaattttcattaaaaaaaattggagtcTCTTATTATAGCCTTTGAACATTGGTCCAATCTCATTCACAAAATTACACTTAACacctatattattatttttattctctgagaaagaaatatttcatatttatgttTCTTATAGGGTTGTGTATGAAAAATGTTCATccaaaaaaattggatttttccCTTGCTATAGTCTTTGAAGCTTGCCCAAAATctcaataacaaaattatatttattatattttattctctgAGAGAGAAagattgtaattataatttttatagagtTGTGTATGAAAAATGTTCAATCAAAAAAGTTGGAATTTTCCCTTACTATAGTCTTTGAAAATTATCCAAAATATTAAATCCAAAATTACACTTAACCccctataaaaatttttattatttttttctatgaaaaGAAGAATTTTGGTTATTATACTTTTATAGGTTACATATAaaaagttttcattcaaaaaattggagtttttttttctcttattataGCCTTTGAACATTGGTCAAATCTCATTCACAAAATTACACTTAACacctatattattatttttattctctgagaaagaaatatttcataattatgTTTCTTATAGGGTTGTGTATGAAAAATGTTCATccaaaaaaattggatttttccCTTACTATAGTTTGCCCAAAATctcaataacaaaattatatttattatattttattctctgAGAGAGAAagattgtaattataatttttatagggTTGTGTATGAAAAATGTTCAATCAGGAaagttgaaattttatattgtttgaaAATTATCCAAAATCTCAAATCCAAAATTACAGTTAACCccctataaaaattttatttttatttctatgaaaagaattttagttattatacTTTTATaggttatatataaaaagtttaagtcaaaaaattggaatttttttctcttattataGCCTTTGAACATTGGTCAAAATCTCATTCACAAAATTCCACTTAAcatctatattattatttttattctctgtgaaagaaatatttcataattttgtttcttataaGGTTGTGTATGAAAAATGTTCATCCAAGAAAATTGGAATTTTCCCTTACTATAGCTTTTGAAGCTTGCCCAAAATctcaataacaaaataatatttattatattttattctctgaaagagagattttgtaattataatttttgtagggTTGTGTATGAAAAATGTTCAATCAAAAAAGTTAGAATTTTTCCTTACTATATAGTCTTTGAAAATTATCCAAAATCTAAAATCCAAAATTACAATTAACCCcctataaaatttgaaattgtttttaacttttatatttgaaatgtccagagtatttttgtttttgtttttttgcttttttttttttgttgttgccaTATTATAGCGTTTGGAATTGCCTAAATATTTAGAATTGACGATTTGCATGAGCTTTTAAGGAAGGAAACTCCATGGTTACAAGAGCGTCTTCAATTAAATCAAACTTCAGgatgaaaatataaagatatacaAAATATGATACCATTGTGTTTTTTATTCCAATGCAAACATTGAAATTACAGAGTGATTAATTGCATGAcaaacactttaaatcaaaatacagagaaaacaaagaacaaaataagtaaatgatAAAAGAACTCTTGAAGCATCTGAAGATGGTGGGGATTGCATCTTCATAGTTGAGTATACTTCCATGGCATTGATCAATGGTGGCAGTGAAGAACCTTGAACTGCTTTCATTGTTATATTAACAGGACCATCAACCCATTCATGATACAAAGTCACAACAACAGAATTGCCCAGCTGGAGATTCACTGCCGACGCATTCTTCGTCGTGCCTATGTCGATCTGAAACTCCCGGCTATCGTTCATTTGGCGCAAATTGCTAACCTCTATAAAGTACAGGATTGCACACAATGACTGATTGGTCTGACTTGGATTGAATGACAAGATTATTGGACCAAACAAGCTTGATGCTTCAATTGCATTTTCTACAACAGTATTTGGTGGCTCATTCTCAACATAGACTTCCATAAactgaggagaagaagagatgtTATTATAGTTTGGAAATCCCTCTGCTTTCCAAATTCTGTTGAACATATCACCTGTGAAGTCTCCGGTGTACCTATGATCAATATTaacaaacattataataataagaattgCTGATTAGTAATAAAAAGCAAAGTTGCAACATACTCAACATCTTCTCTTCTTCCAAATGTGGCTCTTTGTTGGAGAAGAAAAGCTGATTGTAAGTCTATCATGCTATAAGTTGTAAAGGGAAGTTGCACAACCTCAAGTGATGAAATGAATGGAACATCACCATTTTTAGTACTTTCCATACACACTTGCATTGAATCATGACCAAGCGAAAAGATGGCTTCGATGACTATGGGTTTATCTTGGCTTGAAGAAGTCACCACTGTCATCCACTTGAATCCATTCACTGATACATCAAAGGTTGGTGGCTTCATTAGGCCATCATAGTTGCCATAATAGAAACTTGCCCTTACTAAATACTTCTCAATATCATCAGTGATGAAAAAGTAACAGTTTGGAGTGTTTGTGCTTTGTGGGAAGTATCTCAAGCTTTGCATTTGCATGGTgatgtttgtgtatgtttgtgTGACATTCTTGTTCATTCCTGTCTGAATGTATTCATTGTCAGGCTCCCAATTGATCAGAGTCTCAGTGTCCAATGTGTATGATTCTGCTCCACAGTCAATGCTAATCCATTGATAAGTATCTGAAGATTGATAAAAGAAACACTAAGGATACAATTTGTGTTATGACTTGAAGGAATGATTAATGAATTGATTAATACTCACCAGGGAATGCTGACTCTGTTGCATGGAATAGTAGAATTAATAGTAATAGCTTCAAATGAAACATATTCATGTTGAGAAATTAGAAAGAAAGAGAGGTTGATCGATCGATCGATCGATGGATTGATTGATATATTGTTGATCTAATCtgaaatttaactaaaaaagaaaaaaattgtcaaaaatgAAGGGGGGATGAACTAGTGATGTAAACTATGTTTGTTTGACCTCTGATTCagaaatacatatatttttcttgattttggatGATAAACATGAATGTGCATTGTAAATGCCATTTTGATATCAAGTTTCCGAAAGATATTCTTTGTTGTTACTTGTTAATATACAGCTAATGTGTGTTTGGCCGGCCGGCCGGCCGATTTAATAATGTAACACGAGGTTAACTTATCGGTAGGGAATCgaacaaaatcaaaagataTTTTGAGGATTCACTGTTGTCGAACTATTATATACAAACAAATTCATAGTTCACGCTTGTGAAGATTGAATGAAAAGTGTAACAGTGTTGTCTATTTGAATGAACACTTTCCACATGCTAAAGAGGTCCATATATGCATGAGTTTTATCCAGAGTTTGAGCAATATGCTAATGTGATGTCTCTTCAACTGTGTATTGTCTCATGAAATGTATTTTGGCTTTAAATATCCAGAAAATGACCTTTCAGGAGGCATGCTTTCAGCATAAATATCTCTTTATGTTCTTTATTTGTCACTTTGATTTTTCTAGGAAACTCACTTATTACTTCATGTACTTCATTTTATTGTCGATCGATacttttttatctatttttattcaatttatcatcatcttatctagtttttttgttatttaatgttTAGTAAAAGATTGAGCTGAATGACAACTGAGAAGGCTCAAACACTAATACTGAAAATATACATCATCACCTTctacaattaataattttttctgtattttgaaaatttcaaaataattatgcataAAAGTTGAAAGTGTCCAACCACTTACTAGAAAAGATTAATTatgcagatatatatataattatatatatatgaacatctGATAAATATGCAGAAAAGGACCTTAGAAGGGGCATGTCTTGAACATAAATATCTGTAAGTGTCTCAAACTGTGGGAAAGAATACAAATGTGTCAATGAACTTCAAagacaaacaaagaaaattaaatgaagCAATTGATAAAATGATATTGTGAAGTCTTGTCAAGGAGTTAAAAAGGAGTTTTACTGAGAAtatgaaagaagagaaaaaaaaacactaaggAGAAGAGGTGTCTAAATCCAATGTAgggatatgaaaataaaaaatgggtAGCTGAATATAGAGGAAGAACACAAATTAAAAGAGTGTGAAAGAGTGAAGAAGAGATGGTCCACAAGAGGGTGAAGATGCTGGGAAGGAAGTGGAATCATGCTTTGCTTCCATGCAAGTACATGAACCATGCTAtcattttttatcatcttctgtTTTCATTTCACCATTTGGAATTTAGTGTTCTCTAAAGTTTTTATCATTGAGAAAGCTAAACACTCTGCATGTGACACTTGAGCTTTTAGTTTTAGATGTCGGCTTTGTTTTTTAatccatataataataatactctctctatatatatatatatatgcagaaaaaaaaaacttggtaaTTTTGTATGAATAAAAATGAGAGAGTTATGAACAAGAAATAGAGTGAGGACAAAGAAGAAGTAAATAAGTATGGATGATGTTGTTAGAGATCTCTACATCACCAGCTTAGACTGACAAGTGATTACACAGTGAGTGAATGAATGAAGACATTATATGATTCTGTAAAAAAAGTGGTCCTCCAGGTAGTGGTGGGAATTCAGCTTTCAAGTATTAAAACAATTTCTATTGATTGATTATATGaagatatatcaaatatatatatatatatagatggaaTTTAAAAGGTGGCTTCTATGGTCCCTtacatgttttatttgttaGCATGTGTTGCtttttttgaaatgaaagatcaatagagaatatatatatacatacatacatatcaACCAGAGATGACTCATCTGTTGTCACCTGCCACAAAGagtgaaccaaactcaatctccTCAACCTGATAACTAACTACTCAAAAGAAcagttaaaattataaaaaaacgaCAACAACAATCATTTATATCTTAATGCAGTTTTAATCTCCCTCAAATATATATCTGAAATTTTCACTTTTCTGCATGTCTCTTGATTTGATTAATATAATCATGATTTAATATGTACGGAATCATAATTAGTTTAGAACAAAGAAGTTTATTGTAAGCTTGCTATAAATTACAAGATCATTATACTTCATTTCTACTCTTACATCAGAATAGTATACAAATCTCAAAGCAACTCTCCTTCACATACATACAAAGCCCTTCCCACTGCTTTTAAAACATCCCCACACCCCCATCCTTCTCCCTTCTCATACACAACCACACATACACCCACACCCACATTGTGagtaaacaaaagaaacaacaacacaCAAGGCATGGCAGtgaacagcaacaacaacatcatcatcctttcCAATGAGCAGTTATTAATGGAGGAAGACTTCATAGACATGGACATTAgctcctcctccaccaccactACCAGCTTCCTCTCCTTTAACAACACCTCATCATCAGAAGCAGCAGCAGCATCACCACCACACCAGAGAGAGTTTGAGTTTCAAATGTCCATTAACACACCACAAAGAGAAGCTCTAACTTCTCCTG from Dioscorea cayenensis subsp. rotundata cultivar TDr96_F1 chromosome 7, TDr96_F1_v2_PseudoChromosome.rev07_lg8_w22 25.fasta, whole genome shotgun sequence carries:
- the LOC120264849 gene encoding probable LRR receptor-like serine/threonine-protein kinase At1g51810 isoform X2 — its product is MIFNQAYSQSEYGYLNVDCGGDGGSIDDNNIRWSADYGFAKQGYKKTIDKSINDNYPMKTLREFPYMNKNCYILPAFIQQKYLLRAGFFYGNYDGLSRPPIFDLQFDANSWTTVFTSNDQPVFYEAVIIAKWHNISVCLQRTRQDDVPFISTLQIMQLLPGMYTNMKNDHALFKEYRLNFGSNQTVSYPDDKYGRIWEPAPKNNYKDITADFQTLLSTVNDDPPNAAMRTAIQSESPSDPILLSFNLTEFARPLYIALYFTEVSKLNPRQNRTFDIYISGQDFNLQLSPVYQKCNEVHGYVVPTPGMSKIILSLVPSENSNMPPILNAMELFTVSETVSSGTAPQDVFGLGLITHFSSRLSQWSGDPCLPVPFDWIACNQDNPSRITALYLANSDILFISNISDMQALQIIDLQNNSLLSVPSFIWDLPNLKSINLAYNDIRGTVPESIVEREVSLNITGTNLIVIEPKKKSHKGLIIGLSVAAGIALIGIAAFVFICICRNGERKFLRQRN
- the LOC120265792 gene encoding probable LRR receptor-like serine/threonine-protein kinase At1g51880; the encoded protein is MNMFHLKLLLLILLFHATESAFPDTYQWISIDCGAESYTLDTETLINWEPDNEYIQTGMNKNVTQTYTNITMQMQSLRYFPQSTNTPNCYFFITDDIEKYLVRASFYYGNYDGLMKPPTFDVSVNGFKWMTVVTSSSQDKPIVIEAIFSLGHDSMQVCMESTKNGDVPFISSLEVVQLPFTTYSMIDLQSAFLLQQRATFGRREDVEYTGDFTGDMFNRIWKAEGFPNYNNISSSPQFMEVYVENEPPNTVVENAIEASSLFGPIILSFNPSQTNQSLCAILYFIEVSNLRQMNDSREFQIDIGTTKNASAVNLQLGNSVVVTLYHEWVDGPVNITMKAVQGSSLPPLINAMEVYSTMKMQSPPSSDASRVLLSFTYFVLCFLCILI
- the LOC120264849 gene encoding probable LRR receptor-like serine/threonine-protein kinase At1g51810 isoform X3, which codes for MIFNQAYSQSEYGYLNVDCGGDGGSIDDNNIRWSADYGFAKQGYKKTIDKSINDNYPMKTLREFPYMNKNCYILPAFIQQKYLLRAGFFYVFYEAVIIAKWHNISVCLQRTRQDDVPFISTLQIMQLLPGMYTNMKNDHALFKEYRLNFGSNQTVSYPDDKYGRIWEPAPKNNYKDITADFQTLLSTVNDDPPNAAMRTAIQSESPSDPILLSFNLTEFARPLYIALYFTEVSKLNPRQNRTFDIYISGQDFNLQLSPVYQKCNEVHGYVVPTPGMSKIILSLVPSENSNMPPILNAMELFTVSETVSSGTAPQDVFGLGLITHFSSRLSQWSGDPCLPVPFDWIACNQDNPSRITALYLANSDILFISNISDMQALQIIDLQNNSLLSVPSFIWDLPNLKSINLAYNDIRGTVPESIVEREVSLNITGTNLIVIEPKKKSHKGLIIGLSVAAGIALIGIAAFVFICICRNGERKVSTVEISNQTVTDTVNGSEEQLNNNVNDTTGEAGIRA
- the LOC120264849 gene encoding probable LRR receptor-like serine/threonine-protein kinase At1g51810 isoform X1; this translates as MIFNQAYSQSEYGYLNVDCGGDGGSIDDNNIRWSADYGFAKQGYKKTIDKSINDNYPMKTLREFPYMNKNCYILPAFIQQKYLLRAGFFYGNYDGLSRPPIFDLQFDANSWTTVFTSNDQPVFYEAVIIAKWHNISVCLQRTRQDDVPFISTLQIMQLLPGMYTNMKNDHALFKEYRLNFGSNQTVSYPDDKYGRIWEPAPKNNYKDITADFQTLLSTVNDDPPNAAMRTAIQSESPSDPILLSFNLTEFARPLYIALYFTEVSKLNPRQNRTFDIYISGQDFNLQLSPVYQKCNEVHGYVVPTPGMSKIILSLVPSENSNMPPILNAMELFTVSETVSSGTAPQDVFGLGLITHFSSRLSQWSGDPCLPVPFDWIACNQDNPSRITALYLANSDILFISNISDMQALQIIDLQNNSLLSVPSFIWDLPNLKSINLAYNDIRGTVPESIVEREVSLNITGTNLIVIEPKKKSHKGLIIGLSVAAGIALIGIAAFVFICICRNGERKVSTVEISNQTVTDTVNGSEEQLNNNVNDTTGEAGIRA